One window from the genome of Metabacillus flavus encodes:
- a CDS encoding ABC transporter substrate-binding protein, producing the protein MKKWAGLLFAASLALTGCSAGTSGNSENGGEKEKISFIHWRGEDTKVFNELISQFEEKNPNIDVEMNVFPSDQYQTLAQTKLMDGTVGDVFASFPGAQFQSIAKANLYTDLTDSKAVKQYQPQYIKAGQKDGKQLAVPYQLVYNMPLYNKELFEKYGLTPPKNWEEFLSVSKKLQDNGITPIAFAGADIGAGQFMNTMVMNNAPDDKTITGLEKGDSKLTEEWWVKTLTQIKELQDKGAFQKDALGTKQDTAVALFAQEKAAMLATGSYSIATVKSLNPDIKVQLLAPITVPEGEAKWEGIHTTTFMLGINNRSKHKEAAEKFIEFLSEPEHASDYANQTAQHVTVNEVKYESEDLKETAVWADKKTRFQPRFLIENLDVQKAVVNSIQDTLSGTSPEEAASKAQKIIDQTINK; encoded by the coding sequence ATGAAGAAATGGGCAGGGCTGCTTTTCGCTGCAAGTTTAGCATTAACAGGATGTTCAGCAGGAACTTCCGGTAATTCGGAGAACGGCGGGGAAAAGGAAAAGATCAGTTTTATCCATTGGCGTGGCGAGGATACGAAAGTATTCAACGAGCTGATCTCCCAATTTGAAGAAAAAAACCCGAACATTGATGTGGAAATGAACGTCTTTCCATCTGATCAATATCAAACCCTGGCTCAAACGAAATTAATGGATGGAACGGTAGGAGATGTCTTTGCCTCCTTCCCGGGAGCACAATTCCAGTCCATCGCCAAAGCAAATTTATACACTGACCTCACTGACAGCAAGGCAGTTAAACAATATCAGCCCCAATACATAAAGGCTGGACAGAAGGATGGCAAGCAGCTGGCGGTTCCATATCAGCTTGTTTACAACATGCCGCTTTATAATAAGGAGCTATTTGAGAAATATGGGCTGACCCCGCCAAAGAACTGGGAAGAGTTTCTTTCTGTCTCCAAAAAGCTCCAGGATAATGGAATCACTCCAATTGCTTTTGCAGGTGCAGACATCGGTGCCGGCCAGTTCATGAATACAATGGTCATGAATAACGCACCTGATGACAAGACAATTACCGGCTTGGAAAAAGGAGATTCAAAGCTAACTGAAGAATGGTGGGTCAAAACATTAACCCAAATAAAAGAGCTCCAGGATAAGGGTGCCTTCCAGAAAGACGCTCTTGGAACGAAGCAGGATACAGCTGTTGCATTATTCGCTCAGGAAAAAGCTGCCATGCTTGCTACCGGTTCCTACTCCATTGCAACTGTGAAATCCCTTAATCCCGATATAAAAGTTCAGCTGCTGGCTCCTATTACGGTTCCGGAAGGCGAAGCAAAGTGGGAGGGCATTCATACTACCACCTTTATGCTCGGAATCAACAACCGTTCAAAACATAAGGAAGCAGCAGAAAAATTTATTGAATTCTTAAGTGAGCCTGAACACGCATCCGATTATGCCAATCAAACGGCCCAGCATGTAACCGTTAATGAAGTAAAATACGAATCTGAAGATTTAAAAGAAACCGCGGTATGGGCTGACAAGAAAACAAGATTTCAGCCGCGCTTCCTGATTGAAAACCTTGATGTCCAAAAAGCGGTCGTTAACTCCATTCAGGATACACTAAGCGGAACAAGCCCTGAAGAAGCAGCCTCAAAGGCACAGAAAATCATTGACCAGACGATAAACAAATAA